The Triticum aestivum cultivar Chinese Spring chromosome 7B, IWGSC CS RefSeq v2.1, whole genome shotgun sequence genome window below encodes:
- the LOC543248 gene encoding superoxide dismutase [Cu-Zn], chloroplastic isoform X2, with protein sequence MAAQSLLFAAAAPLFQVPASARPFQSLRIVSTPGGATAAARALVVADATKKAVAVLKGTSQVEGVVTLTQEDDGPTTVNVRITGLAPGLHGFHLHEFGDMTNGCISTGPHFNPNGLTHGAPEDEVRHAGDLGNIVANAEGVAETTIVDSQIPLTGPNAVVGRAFVVHELEDDLGKGGHELSLSTGNAGGRLACGVVGLTPL encoded by the exons ATGGCCGCGCAGAGCCTCCTCtttgccgccgccgcgcctctcttCCAGGTTCCTGCCTCTGCCCGCCCTTTCCAGTCGCTCCGAATTGTCTCCACTCCAGgaggcgccaccgccgccgccagggcgctcgtcgtcgccgacgccaccAAGAAGGCAGTCGCGGTGCTCAAGGGCACCTCCCAGGTCGAGGGCGTCGTCACGCTCACCCAGGAAGACGACG GTCCCACGACGGTGAACGTTCGTATCACTGGACTTGCTCCTGGACTTCATGGCTTCCACCTC CATGAGTTCGGTGACATGACTAATGGGTGCATATCAACAG GTCCACATTTTAACCCAAACGGCCTGACACATGGTGCACCAGAAGATGAAGTCCGTCATGCGGGTGACCTGGGAAACATTGTTGCCAATGCTGAAG GTGTGGCGGAGACAACCATTGTCGATAGCCAG ATTCCTTTGACTGGCCCTAATGCAGTTGTTGGGAGAGCGTTTGTTGTTCATGAGCTTGAAGATGACTTGGGAAAAG GTGGGCATGAGCTCAGCCTCAGTACTGGAAATGCTGGTGGAAGACTTGCATGTG